The following are from one region of the Candidatus Binatia bacterium genome:
- a CDS encoding phytanoyl-CoA dioxygenase family protein, with protein MKLRFGARDVEFPGAGLVDEMKDSASLLGDRAGLRARLAGDGYLLLRGFHPAVEIWAAREAILSHLAAAGALAPDAGPSSARCRPGGTPPNMKGQRAVTHHPSVAGVLEGERVTRLFGDLFAEPALTFDYKWLRATPPGDFTGVHADSVYMGRGSARLLSCWVPFGDVTPALGSIALCAGSDRLAAYAPVRETYGRSDSDRDGYGGWLTLDPLELVERFGGSWHTTTFAAGDVLVFGMQMLHASFANTTDEYRLSCDTRFQPAADPIDERWVGAGAVESKGRQGPHVATDAMRRAWGI; from the coding sequence GTGAAGCTGCGCTTCGGGGCGCGCGACGTCGAGTTTCCGGGCGCCGGATTGGTGGATGAGATGAAAGACTCGGCGTCGTTGCTCGGCGATCGCGCGGGCCTTCGGGCGCGGCTCGCAGGGGACGGGTACCTTCTCCTGCGAGGCTTTCATCCTGCAGTGGAGATCTGGGCTGCGCGCGAGGCCATTCTTTCGCACCTCGCCGCCGCGGGTGCGCTCGCGCCAGACGCGGGACCGTCGTCTGCACGTTGTCGTCCGGGGGGAACGCCTCCGAACATGAAGGGACAGCGCGCAGTCACGCACCACCCCTCGGTCGCTGGGGTTCTCGAAGGGGAGCGAGTGACGAGGTTGTTCGGGGATCTCTTTGCCGAGCCTGCGCTGACCTTCGACTACAAGTGGTTGCGGGCGACGCCTCCCGGGGATTTCACCGGCGTGCACGCGGACTCGGTTTACATGGGTCGGGGCTCTGCGCGGTTGCTCAGTTGTTGGGTGCCGTTCGGTGACGTGACGCCGGCTCTCGGGTCGATCGCGCTCTGCGCCGGCTCGGATCGGTTGGCTGCGTACGCACCGGTTCGAGAGACCTACGGTCGCTCCGATTCGGACCGCGACGGCTACGGCGGCTGGCTCACTCTGGATCCCCTGGAACTCGTGGAGCGGTTCGGCGGGAGTTGGCATACGACGACGTTCGCGGCGGGGGATGTCCTCGTGTTCGGGATGCAGATGCTTCACGCGTCGTTCGCGAACACTACGGATGAGTATCGTCTGAGTTGCGATACGCGGTTTCAGCCGGCGGCTGATCCGATCGACGAGCGTTGGGTCGGCGCGGGAGCGGTCGAGTCGAAGGGCAGACAAGGTCCGCACGTCGCGACGGATGCGATGCGGCGTGCGTGGGGGATTTAG
- the yghU gene encoding glutathione-dependent disulfide-bond oxidoreductase: MADSPSYTPPKVWKWDAESGGRFANINRPIAGSTHEKELPVGEHPLQLYSLATPNGVKVTVLLEELLAIGKDAEYDAYFINIGEGAQFGSGFVAANPNSKIPALMDHSTTPATRVFESAAILLYLAEKFDAFLPKDPSARAECMSWLFWQMGSGPFLGGGFGHFYAYAPEKYEYPINRYAMEVKRQLDVLDRNLADRRFLGGDEYTIADMSAYPWYGSVVLNNIYDAEVFLEAKSYKNVVRWAEEIQARPAVQRGQRVNKAWGPEEERVIERHSASDLDIS; the protein is encoded by the coding sequence ATGGCTGACTCCCCCTCGTACACGCCGCCGAAAGTCTGGAAATGGGATGCGGAAAGCGGTGGTCGCTTTGCCAACATCAACCGCCCGATCGCGGGGTCGACGCATGAGAAGGAACTGCCGGTAGGTGAGCACCCGCTGCAGCTCTATTCGCTCGCGACGCCCAACGGCGTGAAGGTCACCGTATTGCTCGAAGAGCTTCTGGCGATCGGCAAGGATGCCGAGTACGACGCGTACTTCATCAACATCGGCGAGGGCGCCCAGTTCGGGAGCGGGTTCGTCGCGGCCAATCCGAACTCCAAGATCCCAGCCCTAATGGACCACAGCACCACGCCAGCGACCCGTGTCTTCGAGTCCGCAGCCATCTTGCTCTATCTGGCTGAGAAGTTCGACGCGTTCCTGCCGAAGGATCCGTCGGCACGCGCTGAATGCATGTCCTGGCTTTTCTGGCAGATGGGCAGTGGTCCGTTTCTCGGAGGGGGCTTTGGTCACTTCTATGCCTATGCGCCGGAGAAGTACGAGTACCCGATCAATCGCTATGCGATGGAAGTGAAGCGCCAGCTCGATGTTCTCGATCGGAACCTCGCAGACCGCCGATTCCTCGGCGGTGACGAGTACACGATCGCCGACATGTCGGCCTACCCCTGGTACGGAAGCGTCGTGTTGAACAACATCTACGACGCCGAGGTCTTCCTCGAAGCGAAGTCGTACAAAAACGTCGTGCGGTGGGCGGAAGAGATTCAGGCGCGTCCCGCGGTGCAGCGTGGCCAGCGCGTTAATAAGGCCTGGGGCCCGGAAGAGGAGCGCGTGATCGAGCGCCACAGCGCGAGCGACCTGGACATCTCGTGA
- a CDS encoding amidase, whose amino-acid sequence MGTEPMQHAFRSDVLARHDAVALADLLRRKEIGVAEVVEAAVARAQQVASLNAIAHEGFEQARLRSSDPLEGAFGGVPTFIKDNTALAGLKTDHGSAAVRSRPAKHSGVYTKQYMSVGFVCLGKSAMPEFGLNATTEPAYAEPTRNPWNTEYSTGASSGGAAALVAAGVVPIAHANDGGGSIRIPAACCGLIGLKPTRGRHVVPESAQAMPIDLISEGVVTRSVRDTATFHAEAEKYYRNPALPPIGLVEGPAKRRLRIGVIVDSVAGAPSDAATRAAVEETAQRLAALGHHVETTPSPVAAQFSDDFLLYWAALAFVLKFAGKRIIDPSFDAARLEGLTVGLSDLFMRGFYRLPTALYRLKKSRHEYSRTFDTFDALVTPVVAHTTPKLGHLSPTLPFEELMNRLRNYASFTPLANVTGAPAIALPVSKTPEGLPISIQLSANHAAERTLLELAFELEGGDVG is encoded by the coding sequence ATGGGTACTGAGCCGATGCAGCACGCGTTTCGTTCCGATGTCCTCGCCAGACATGACGCGGTGGCTCTCGCCGACCTGTTGCGGCGCAAGGAAATCGGGGTCGCGGAGGTCGTAGAGGCCGCAGTCGCGCGAGCCCAGCAGGTGGCGTCGTTGAACGCCATCGCGCACGAGGGTTTCGAGCAGGCGCGGCTTCGCTCGAGCGATCCTCTCGAGGGAGCCTTCGGTGGGGTGCCGACATTCATCAAAGACAATACGGCGCTCGCCGGGCTGAAGACCGATCACGGCTCCGCAGCAGTTCGTTCGCGCCCGGCCAAGCATTCCGGCGTCTACACCAAACAGTACATGTCGGTGGGCTTCGTGTGTCTGGGCAAGAGTGCGATGCCGGAGTTCGGGTTGAACGCGACGACGGAACCCGCGTACGCGGAGCCGACGCGCAATCCGTGGAACACGGAGTACTCGACCGGCGCGTCCTCGGGAGGTGCGGCGGCTCTCGTGGCGGCGGGCGTCGTGCCGATCGCGCACGCGAATGACGGCGGCGGGTCGATCCGCATCCCTGCCGCGTGTTGCGGTCTGATCGGTCTGAAACCGACCCGGGGTAGGCACGTCGTACCCGAGTCGGCACAGGCGATGCCGATCGACTTGATCAGCGAGGGGGTCGTCACGCGGAGTGTTCGCGACACGGCGACGTTCCACGCGGAGGCGGAGAAGTACTACCGGAATCCCGCGCTGCCCCCGATTGGGCTGGTCGAGGGTCCGGCGAAGCGGCGGTTGCGGATCGGGGTGATTGTCGACTCGGTCGCGGGTGCACCGTCCGACGCGGCGACACGTGCCGCGGTCGAGGAGACGGCGCAGCGTCTGGCCGCACTGGGCCACCATGTGGAGACCACGCCGAGCCCGGTCGCCGCGCAGTTCTCGGATGATTTCCTCTTGTACTGGGCGGCGCTGGCCTTCGTCCTGAAGTTTGCGGGGAAGCGAATCATCGATCCTAGCTTCGATGCGGCGCGGCTGGAGGGTTTGACCGTCGGTCTCAGCGACCTGTTCATGCGCGGCTTCTACCGCCTTCCCACGGCCCTTTATCGTTTGAAGAAAAGTCGCCACGAGTACTCACGTACCTTCGACACGTTCGACGCTCTGGTCACTCCCGTCGTTGCGCACACGACACCGAAGCTCGGCCACCTGAGTCCCACCCTCCCGTTCGAAGAGTTGATGAACCGCCTGCGCAACTACGCGTCGTTCACCCCACTAGCCAACGTGACCGGCGCCCCCGCGATCGCCCTCCCGGTCTCGAAAACCCCCGAAGGCCTCCCCATCTCCATCCAACTCTCCGCCAATCACGCCGCCGAGCGCACCCTCCTAGAACTGGCCTTCGAACTTGAGGGAGGGGACGTTGGTTAG
- a CDS encoding MFS transporter translates to MEDATTKARDRATARGYGALLCGLASWFSFWGMQQVSFQWLVVDFLDSSPTDVGTAQMALTMPTLAFVLFAGAIADRIDPRRLLLAIHLGGALVAAGLCLLVASDAVSYAALIPYALAVGTLQAFAIPSRDTQLSDVVQGGMSTAIAGVSVTRHAAQLSGSLLATSITFFGPAPALALQAGLVLVGALPVALTPARAHREDHPRLGLVELRAGLDEVSHSPILRPVMMMAVMTGILVVGPFMVLLPLLVRDQYAGGATEMGILTGMFPLGALVGGLFILQRGGIRRNGRALGFGYLAAAGAVSLLAADLPFAGTVFVVFLWGLTGSVFVNTMRTLFQQHASETNRARVLSVYTLGVLGGGPLGSLLSGFLASAVGLHAALLLIGCATAATTLTVLITTRLRAL, encoded by the coding sequence GTGGAGGACGCGACCACCAAAGCCCGAGACCGGGCCACCGCTCGAGGCTACGGTGCACTGCTGTGCGGGCTCGCTTCGTGGTTTTCCTTTTGGGGGATGCAGCAGGTCTCGTTCCAGTGGCTGGTCGTAGACTTCCTCGACTCTTCGCCCACCGACGTCGGAACGGCGCAGATGGCCCTCACGATGCCCACGCTCGCGTTCGTCCTGTTCGCCGGCGCGATCGCCGATCGAATCGACCCACGCCGACTGCTGCTGGCCATACATCTGGGAGGCGCGTTGGTCGCCGCGGGCCTCTGCCTGCTCGTCGCTAGCGATGCCGTGTCCTACGCCGCTCTGATCCCGTACGCGCTCGCGGTCGGAACGCTACAGGCGTTCGCGATCCCGTCCCGCGACACGCAGCTGTCCGACGTCGTGCAGGGAGGGATGAGCACTGCGATCGCCGGGGTGTCGGTCACGCGTCATGCGGCGCAGCTCAGCGGCTCACTGCTCGCCACGTCGATCACGTTCTTCGGCCCCGCACCGGCACTGGCTCTGCAGGCCGGACTCGTTCTCGTCGGCGCGCTCCCGGTCGCGCTCACGCCTGCCCGCGCGCACCGCGAGGACCACCCGCGCCTCGGACTGGTCGAACTTCGCGCCGGGCTCGATGAGGTCTCACACTCCCCGATCCTTCGCCCCGTGATGATGATGGCGGTCATGACCGGGATTCTCGTCGTCGGGCCGTTCATGGTCCTCCTGCCGTTGCTCGTGCGCGACCAATACGCGGGCGGCGCGACCGAGATGGGGATCCTGACCGGGATGTTCCCGCTCGGCGCCCTGGTCGGCGGCTTGTTCATCCTGCAGCGAGGCGGCATCCGCAGGAACGGACGTGCGCTCGGCTTCGGCTATCTCGCGGCGGCCGGCGCCGTCAGCCTGCTCGCCGCCGACCTTCCGTTCGCGGGGACGGTCTTCGTCGTGTTCCTCTGGGGTCTCACCGGCTCGGTATTCGTGAACACGATGCGCACTCTCTTCCAGCAACACGCCTCCGAAACCAACCGAGCGCGCGTCCTCTCCGTCTACACCCTCGGCGTACTCGGCGGCGGGCCGCTGGGAAGCCTCCTTTCCGGCTTCCTCGCCAGCGCCGTCGGCCTCCACGCCGCCCTCCTCCTGATCGGCTGCGCCACCGCCGCCACCACGCTCACCGTCCTCATCACCACGCGCCTCCGCGCGCTGTGA
- a CDS encoding right-handed parallel beta-helix repeat-containing protein, translated as MNRDPRALQRRRMSRRRPRWGRRVLILVVLIAAGGFFAHDSIRRAFEKNSTCGWTVRGDLVLDRDVVDCDHHGVRLAPFAKLDCAGHEIRAREGGASGYGVRLDNVEQTQVRNCRISGFSRGVRIRGGRQNGVVGNEVSGNGYGIEVSGATDGGRSGAHRISGNRVIDSARDGIHIGAGTANTLIQENTVIGSGEEGIVIESCRKCEVTGNTIERSGSAAIDLKDSISGRFLRNSVRGSLVKVRGGSVRNLFEDNDLVDSGYVFAAAAAAAEGEASGIPSLNRVVGGSVRESKVCFRFRGAHDNSVADVQVDSCELRKDGPGGGSEASRNHLSGVDVGQAGR; from the coding sequence ATGAACCGAGACCCGCGAGCCCTCCAGCGGCGAAGGATGTCGCGGAGGCGTCCCCGCTGGGGCCGTCGGGTACTGATCCTCGTCGTGCTGATCGCGGCCGGCGGCTTCTTCGCCCACGACTCGATCCGACGCGCCTTCGAGAAAAACTCGACCTGCGGCTGGACGGTCCGGGGAGATCTCGTCCTCGACCGAGACGTGGTCGATTGCGACCACCACGGGGTCCGACTCGCCCCCTTCGCGAAGCTCGACTGCGCAGGACATGAGATTCGCGCACGCGAAGGTGGCGCCTCCGGGTACGGAGTGCGTCTCGACAACGTGGAGCAAACCCAGGTGCGCAACTGCCGCATCTCCGGGTTCTCGCGCGGCGTGCGCATCCGCGGAGGTCGCCAAAACGGAGTCGTCGGCAACGAGGTGTCGGGCAACGGTTACGGCATCGAAGTGTCCGGAGCGACCGACGGCGGGCGGAGCGGAGCACATCGGATCTCGGGCAACCGCGTGATCGACAGCGCGCGCGACGGAATCCACATCGGCGCCGGTACCGCAAACACCTTGATCCAGGAGAACACGGTGATTGGTAGCGGCGAGGAAGGGATCGTCATCGAGTCCTGCCGAAAGTGCGAGGTCACCGGCAACACGATCGAACGCAGCGGGTCGGCCGCCATCGATTTGAAGGACTCGATCAGCGGCCGCTTCCTGCGCAATTCGGTCCGCGGTTCGCTCGTCAAGGTTCGCGGCGGCTCCGTGCGGAACCTCTTCGAGGACAACGACCTCGTCGACTCCGGCTACGTCTTCGCCGCGGCCGCGGCGGCGGCCGAGGGCGAAGCATCGGGGATCCCGTCGCTGAACCGAGTCGTGGGCGGATCCGTCCGTGAGTCGAAGGTCTGCTTTCGCTTCCGCGGCGCACACGACAACAGCGTCGCCGACGTGCAGGTCGATAGCTGCGAACTCCGGAAAGACGGCCCGGGCGGCGGCAGCGAGGCCTCGAGGAATCATCTGTCCGGCGTGGACGTCGGCCAGGCGGGCAGATGA
- a CDS encoding sodium:solute symporter family protein — MDLPSNFAALDAAIIVLYLGATVLVGVVANRRIRGGVATYLVGGRAAGASLNSASYVGTGLGLVTLMYASIDAFSNGFAYVTLALISFAISVFLGLTGFVVGPLRRLELLTISEYFEHRFDRRTRVIGGGIGALAGILNMGLFPKMGATFVTFLTGASLTAPGSETTVNLVMSLLIVLVIAYTMLGGMLSVLVTDYLQFVVLSIGLFIGVAACLSHPQLGWEGIVGAMAEHRGARMFNPVAEGGYGWIWVGFNAVVFLAAAICWAPEASRALTAKNESVARATFLLAAPGQFVRLGVPALFAAALFALAAQTPELEQHFFPAGLGGDASNAAQAMPFLLSRLLPTGVLGLVAAGMLAAFMSTHDSYLLCWSSVLTHDVIGPLTKGGLSEQAQIRITRIGVLAIGVFLLVWGVWYELPDSVWTYMAVTGTIYMSGASVVLIGGLYWSRASRAGALAALLGGLVAVVGLFRDQLAASTGLDVPGEVIGLSSFIFCAVLFVVFSLLFPDRGEP; from the coding sequence ATGGACCTGCCCAGCAACTTCGCTGCGCTCGATGCAGCCATCATCGTGCTCTATCTCGGCGCGACGGTGCTCGTCGGCGTCGTGGCGAACCGGCGGATCCGCGGTGGCGTTGCGACGTACCTGGTCGGCGGTCGTGCGGCGGGCGCGTCTCTCAACTCGGCTAGCTATGTCGGAACCGGCCTCGGTCTGGTCACGCTCATGTACGCCTCGATTGACGCGTTCTCGAACGGGTTCGCGTACGTCACGTTGGCGTTGATCAGTTTCGCGATCAGCGTTTTTCTCGGGCTGACCGGTTTCGTGGTCGGCCCGCTCCGGCGACTCGAGTTGCTTACTATCTCGGAGTATTTCGAGCATCGTTTCGATCGCCGCACGCGAGTCATCGGTGGCGGTATCGGCGCTCTCGCCGGCATTTTGAACATGGGGCTCTTTCCGAAAATGGGCGCGACGTTCGTCACGTTCCTCACGGGGGCGTCCCTCACCGCGCCCGGCAGCGAGACGACCGTCAACCTGGTCATGTCGCTGCTGATCGTTCTCGTGATCGCGTACACGATGCTCGGCGGCATGTTGTCGGTTCTCGTGACCGACTATCTGCAGTTCGTGGTGTTGAGCATCGGTCTCTTCATCGGGGTGGCCGCTTGTCTCTCGCATCCGCAGCTCGGATGGGAGGGAATCGTCGGGGCGATGGCCGAGCACCGCGGCGCGCGGATGTTCAACCCGGTTGCTGAAGGTGGGTACGGCTGGATTTGGGTTGGGTTCAACGCCGTCGTGTTTCTGGCGGCGGCGATTTGCTGGGCTCCCGAAGCCTCGCGTGCGCTCACGGCGAAGAACGAGAGTGTGGCGCGCGCGACGTTCCTTCTCGCGGCGCCCGGCCAGTTCGTCCGACTCGGCGTGCCGGCGCTCTTTGCGGCAGCCCTTTTCGCTCTCGCTGCGCAGACGCCGGAGTTGGAGCAGCACTTCTTTCCCGCGGGCCTCGGCGGCGATGCGAGCAATGCGGCGCAGGCGATGCCGTTTTTGCTGAGTCGCCTTCTCCCCACGGGAGTGCTCGGACTCGTCGCCGCTGGAATGCTCGCGGCCTTCATGTCGACCCACGATAGCTACCTTCTCTGCTGGTCCTCGGTTCTGACGCACGACGTGATCGGACCGCTCACGAAGGGTGGGCTCAGCGAGCAGGCGCAGATTCGGATCACACGGATCGGTGTGCTGGCGATTGGTGTCTTCCTGCTGGTGTGGGGTGTCTGGTACGAGTTACCCGACAGCGTCTGGACCTACATGGCGGTGACGGGAACCATCTATATGAGCGGGGCGTCGGTCGTGTTGATCGGCGGCCTCTACTGGTCGCGCGCTTCCCGTGCCGGTGCGCTCGCGGCTTTGCTCGGGGGGCTCGTCGCGGTGGTCGGGCTGTTTCGCGATCAGCTCGCGGCGTCGACGGGTCTCGATGTTCCTGGTGAAGTGATCGGGCTCTCGAGCTTCATCTTCTGCGCCGTTCTATTCGTGGTGTTCTCTCTTCTGTTCCCGGATCGGGGCGAGCCGTGA
- a CDS encoding ATP-binding cassette domain-containing protein: protein MISTEKLTLDFAGRILFENVDAKFVPGNCYGLIGANGTGKTTFLRCLSGEQPTSSGSVTVPSGLRVSTLKQNHFEYDHVEALQTVIMGHTRLHEIMTEKEAIYAKADFSDEDGIRAGELEEEFGNLNGWNAESDAGQLLGSLGVTEDRHSRVVRDLTDDEKVRVLLAQAIFGEPDILLLDEPTNHLDVDSILWLEEFLYGFKNTVIVVSHDRHFLDRVCTHVADIDYQKIQVYTGNYTFWYETSQMALNQRRQANRKKEDKIKELSAFIQRFSANASKSRQATSRKSLLDKITLDEIRPSSRKYPWVEFPEPEKPLGKDVLAVSKVGLTLDGETLFDDLSFTVRRGERIAVTGSDLAVSALIEVISGAREPDSGEVQSGHTVNLGYFPKDNAEFFDTDLNLIQWLHQYTDQQEENFVRSFLGRMLFSGDEVQKSARVLSGGEKVRCMLSRLMLQAPNVLVLDGPTNHLDLESITALNNGMLKFEGSMIFASHDVQFVGSLATRVLELDGGNFYDLDMTYEEYLADASRLTRRGLAA, encoded by the coding sequence ATGATTTCCACCGAAAAGCTGACCCTCGACTTTGCCGGACGCATTCTCTTCGAGAACGTCGACGCCAAGTTCGTCCCCGGCAACTGCTACGGGCTCATCGGTGCCAACGGCACCGGGAAGACGACGTTCCTGCGCTGTCTCTCGGGAGAACAGCCGACGAGCTCCGGCTCCGTGACGGTGCCCAGCGGATTGCGCGTCAGCACCCTCAAACAGAACCACTTCGAGTACGACCACGTCGAAGCCCTACAAACCGTGATCATGGGCCACACCCGCCTGCACGAAATCATGACCGAGAAAGAGGCCATCTACGCGAAGGCCGACTTCAGCGATGAGGACGGCATCCGGGCCGGCGAGCTCGAAGAGGAGTTCGGTAACCTGAACGGCTGGAACGCGGAGTCCGACGCGGGCCAGCTCCTGGGTTCGCTGGGAGTCACAGAAGACCGGCACAGTCGCGTCGTCCGCGATCTCACCGACGACGAGAAGGTCCGAGTCCTCCTCGCGCAAGCGATCTTCGGCGAACCCGACATCCTCCTGCTCGACGAGCCGACGAATCACCTCGACGTCGACTCGATCCTCTGGCTCGAAGAGTTCCTCTACGGGTTCAAGAACACGGTCATCGTCGTGTCCCACGACCGCCACTTCCTCGACCGCGTCTGCACCCACGTCGCCGACATCGACTACCAGAAGATCCAGGTTTACACGGGCAACTACACCTTCTGGTACGAGACCAGCCAGATGGCGCTCAACCAGCGCCGCCAGGCCAACCGCAAGAAGGAAGACAAGATCAAGGAGCTGAGCGCGTTCATTCAGCGCTTCAGCGCGAACGCATCCAAATCCCGCCAGGCGACGTCACGCAAGTCCCTGCTCGACAAGATCACGCTCGACGAGATCAGGCCGTCCTCCCGCAAGTACCCATGGGTGGAGTTCCCGGAGCCCGAGAAGCCGCTCGGGAAGGATGTTCTCGCCGTCAGCAAAGTCGGTCTGACCCTCGATGGCGAGACCCTGTTCGACGATCTGAGCTTCACGGTCCGTCGGGGCGAGCGCATCGCCGTCACCGGAAGCGATCTCGCCGTGAGTGCCCTAATCGAAGTCATCAGCGGCGCGCGCGAGCCCGACAGCGGCGAGGTGCAATCCGGACACACAGTCAACCTCGGTTACTTCCCCAAGGACAACGCCGAGTTCTTCGACACCGACCTAAACCTCATCCAGTGGCTTCACCAGTACACCGACCAGCAGGAAGAGAACTTCGTGCGGAGCTTCCTCGGTCGTATGCTGTTCAGCGGCGACGAAGTGCAGAAGAGCGCGCGCGTGCTCTCCGGAGGAGAAAAGGTCCGCTGCATGCTGAGCCGCCTGATGCTGCAGGCCCCCAACGTTCTCGTGCTCGACGGCCCAACGAATCACCTGGACCTCGAATCGATCACCGCGCTCAACAACGGCATGCTCAAGTTCGAAGGCTCAATGATCTTCGCGAGCCACGACGTCCAGTTCGTCGGCTCCCTCGCGACGCGCGTCCTCGAACTAGACGGTGGGAACTTCTACGATCTCGACATGACGTACGAGGAGTACCTAGCAGACGCGTCCCGACTCACCCGGCGCGGCCTGGCCGCCTGA
- a CDS encoding cytochrome P450 yields the protein MSAPASIALDEGRFYADRAGANAAFRWLRQEAPVWWFEPRAFWVVSRLEDVQRMSKQPELWSSSAGITMPQGPGRVEPGVGADPAPSIIQMDPPSHNRHRSLVSRAFTPRRVSDMEARMREIAIESIENAPCGTPIDFVEHIAVSLPMRVIAEMLGVPNEDLDDFRRWSDAVVVQAGADADRTVGSQAVGEVFLYFSKMLEQRRSQPGDDLITALLQAELEGRSLEESEILIFCMTLLVAGNETTRSLVAQGTRLLLENGDQLARLRSGEVALPDAVEEMLRLTTPIRYFFRGAVRDIELHGRTIKAGDPVMMLYAAANRDEMVWGETADDLDLGRPLEPHVSLGFGQHFCLGASLARLEARILFEELLARRSHWELAGDIELVDSSFVNGIEHMPVVLRA from the coding sequence GTGAGCGCGCCCGCTTCGATCGCGCTCGACGAAGGCCGGTTCTACGCGGATCGGGCCGGGGCGAATGCGGCCTTTCGTTGGCTTCGTCAGGAGGCGCCGGTGTGGTGGTTCGAGCCACGTGCCTTCTGGGTCGTGTCTCGCCTCGAAGACGTTCAGCGCATGTCGAAGCAGCCCGAGCTCTGGAGCTCGTCGGCGGGGATCACGATGCCGCAAGGCCCTGGCCGGGTGGAGCCGGGTGTTGGTGCGGATCCCGCGCCGTCGATCATCCAGATGGATCCGCCGAGCCACAATCGGCACCGTTCGCTGGTGAGCCGGGCGTTCACGCCCCGCCGGGTATCCGACATGGAAGCCCGAATGCGAGAGATCGCCATCGAGAGCATCGAGAACGCGCCGTGCGGGACACCGATCGACTTCGTGGAGCACATCGCCGTTTCGCTACCGATGCGGGTGATCGCCGAGATGCTCGGCGTGCCCAATGAAGATCTCGATGACTTCCGACGTTGGTCCGACGCCGTCGTGGTGCAGGCGGGCGCCGACGCGGATCGCACGGTCGGCAGCCAGGCGGTTGGCGAGGTGTTCCTCTACTTCTCGAAGATGCTCGAGCAGCGCCGTTCACAGCCGGGAGACGATCTCATTACGGCGCTCCTGCAGGCAGAGCTCGAGGGGCGTTCCCTCGAGGAGTCCGAGATCCTCATCTTCTGCATGACGCTTCTCGTCGCCGGAAACGAGACCACGCGCAGCCTGGTCGCCCAGGGTACCCGACTCCTGCTGGAGAACGGCGATCAGCTCGCGCGGCTGCGGTCGGGAGAGGTCGCACTGCCGGACGCGGTCGAGGAGATGCTGCGGCTGACGACGCCAATCCGGTATTTCTTCCGGGGAGCGGTGCGTGACATCGAGCTGCACGGTCGGACTATCAAGGCCGGCGACCCGGTGATGATGCTCTACGCAGCTGCCAATCGAGATGAAATGGTTTGGGGTGAAACGGCGGATGATCTGGACCTCGGGCGTCCACTCGAACCCCACGTGTCTCTTGGCTTCGGGCAGCATTTCTGTCTGGGCGCGAGCCTGGCGCGGCTGGAGGCGAGGATCCTGTTCGAGGAACTGCTCGCGCGGCGCTCGCATTGGGAGCTTGCGGGCGACATCGAACTCGTCGACAGCAGCTTCGTGAACGGCATCGAGCACATGCCGGTCGTATTGCGCGCGTAG